One genomic window of Polyangium aurulentum includes the following:
- the atpB gene encoding F0F1 ATP synthase subunit A, producing MPEHTGFLTFLLAHLPGLRENARNLGHTFIGHEPMSYHHLEPIFSSITVLLVFVVMAIVVRGQFRKLDESVVPDERLSLRTFFEAFFGYFYNMTKEVMGPTNAKRYFPIIGASAGFIFFSNVSGLIPGFSPPTSNLNVTLGCALLIFLLFNFFGLRENGWGYIKHMAGPKWYLAWLIFPIELISTCVRPVTLAVRLMVNIAVDHLIASVFIGMVAILLPLPVMLLGLIVIVVQTLVFCLLSSIYIGLATEHADHH from the coding sequence ATGCCCGAGCATACCGGCTTTCTGACCTTCCTCCTGGCGCACCTGCCGGGCCTTCGTGAGAACGCGCGAAACCTCGGCCACACGTTCATCGGCCACGAGCCGATGAGCTACCACCACCTCGAGCCGATCTTCTCGAGCATCACGGTGCTCCTCGTGTTCGTGGTGATGGCGATCGTCGTGCGCGGCCAGTTCCGCAAGCTCGACGAGTCGGTGGTGCCCGACGAGCGGCTCAGCCTGCGAACGTTCTTCGAGGCGTTCTTCGGCTACTTCTACAACATGACGAAGGAGGTCATGGGCCCGACCAACGCCAAGCGCTACTTCCCGATCATCGGGGCCTCGGCGGGGTTCATCTTCTTCTCGAACGTCTCGGGCCTCATCCCGGGCTTCTCGCCGCCGACGTCGAACCTGAACGTGACGCTCGGCTGCGCGCTGCTCATCTTCCTCCTCTTCAACTTCTTCGGGCTGAGGGAGAACGGCTGGGGCTACATCAAGCACATGGCCGGGCCGAAGTGGTATCTGGCCTGGCTGATCTTCCCCATCGAGCTCATCTCGACGTGCGTTCGTCCCGTCACGCTCGCCGTCCGCTTGATGGTCAACATCGCGGTCGATCACCTGATCGCCTCGGTGTTCATCGGCATGGTGGCGATCCTGCTGCCGCTGCCCGTGATGCTTCTCGGGCTCATCGTGATCGTCGTGCAGACGCTGGTGTTCTGCCTGCTGAGCAGCATCTACATCGGCCTTGCCACGGAGCACGCGGATCACCACTGA
- a CDS encoding ATP synthase subunit I, which produces MSEANKPKGSRLDASMRAALLGVIGSAVVLTVGAYAVMGRQAAQGVAIGGGLAAINLLVFAVIGEAVVARRGRTSPWAAVGMLKLVALLGVVWLILRSGIASGLSLAVGYGALPMGITLGSLFGPKPPEEGTDTGPRSVDESEVRRSFGDAPGKDVLKARPPDAGDPPPSER; this is translated from the coding sequence ATGAGCGAGGCGAACAAGCCGAAGGGGAGCCGGCTCGACGCATCCATGCGGGCGGCGCTGCTCGGCGTGATCGGGTCGGCCGTCGTTTTGACGGTCGGGGCGTACGCGGTCATGGGCCGGCAAGCGGCGCAGGGGGTGGCGATCGGGGGCGGGCTGGCCGCGATAAACCTCTTGGTTTTCGCGGTGATCGGCGAGGCGGTCGTGGCGCGCCGCGGGCGAACCTCGCCCTGGGCCGCGGTCGGCATGCTGAAGCTCGTGGCCCTGCTCGGTGTCGTCTGGCTGATCCTGCGCAGCGGGATCGCGTCGGGTCTGTCGCTCGCCGTGGGTTACGGGGCGCTGCCGATGGGCATCACGCTCGGGTCGCTCTTCGGTCCGAAGCCCCCCGAGGAGGGGACGGACACCGGACCGCGGTCGGTGGACGAGAGTGAGGTGCGCAGATCTTTCGGGGACGCGCCCGGAAAAGATGTGCTAAAGGCGAGGCCGCCTGACGCGGGGGATCCACCTCCGAGCGAGCGTTGA
- a CDS encoding AtpZ/AtpI family protein has protein sequence MTNAKKSPADQRPPGLENWRGVGSYGTLGLEIVLSICFGFFGGRWLDGKFGTEPWLSALGFVFGVGAAIKAVMRAMREMAAEAAREEREQGNPAPLYDKRDERDERRDEAVSPDEPNASEKIEPGVSDQNGVSGHEPGKGER, from the coding sequence GTGACGAACGCAAAGAAATCTCCCGCCGATCAGCGCCCGCCCGGCCTCGAGAACTGGCGCGGGGTGGGCAGCTACGGCACGCTCGGGCTCGAGATCGTCCTGTCGATCTGCTTCGGCTTCTTCGGCGGGCGATGGCTCGACGGCAAGTTCGGCACCGAGCCTTGGCTGTCGGCGCTCGGATTCGTGTTCGGCGTGGGCGCGGCCATCAAGGCCGTGATGCGCGCGATGCGCGAGATGGCGGCCGAAGCGGCGCGCGAGGAGCGCGAGCAGGGCAACCCGGCGCCCCTCTACGACAAACGCGACGAGCGCGACGAGCGACGCGACGAGGCGGTGAGCCCGGACGAGCCGAACGCGTCCGAAAAAATCGAGCCGGGGGTGTCCGACCAGAACGGTGTGTCGGGGCACGAGCCTGGCAAGGGGGAGCGATGA
- the rdgB gene encoding RdgB/HAM1 family non-canonical purine NTP pyrophosphatase: MSAPPLSILLATTNRGKLAEWSALLAELPIELLPLSTVLPDMPPTIEDGTTFEENALIKARIAAEAAMMVTIAEDAGLEVDALGGRPGVRSARFAKEGATDSENNAALLEALAEIDDGQRAARFRCVVVLLDPWNESEPETVVQGRCEGSIAREPRGAGGFGYDPLFVVAGMGRTMAELSDDEKNRISHRAQAVAALRPRLEALIEGRLATVARAVAER; encoded by the coding sequence GTGAGCGCGCCGCCGCTGTCGATCCTCCTCGCCACGACCAACCGCGGCAAGCTCGCGGAGTGGTCTGCGCTGCTCGCGGAGCTGCCGATCGAGCTGCTGCCGCTCTCGACGGTGCTGCCCGACATGCCTCCGACGATCGAGGACGGCACGACGTTCGAGGAGAACGCGCTCATCAAGGCGCGCATCGCGGCCGAGGCGGCGATGATGGTGACGATCGCCGAGGACGCGGGGCTCGAGGTCGACGCGCTCGGCGGCAGGCCTGGCGTGCGGTCGGCGCGCTTCGCGAAGGAGGGCGCCACGGACTCCGAGAACAACGCGGCGCTGCTCGAGGCGCTCGCGGAGATCGACGACGGCCAGCGCGCGGCGCGCTTTCGCTGCGTGGTCGTCCTGCTCGATCCGTGGAACGAGTCCGAGCCGGAGACGGTCGTGCAAGGGCGCTGCGAGGGATCCATCGCGCGCGAGCCTCGCGGGGCGGGAGGCTTCGGCTACGACCCGCTCTTCGTGGTCGCGGGGATGGGCCGCACCATGGCCGAGCTGTCGGACGACGAGAAGAACCGCATCAGCCATCGCGCGCAGGCGGTGGCGGCGTTGCGTCCTCGGCTCGAAGCGCTCATCGAGGGGCGGCTCGCGACCGTTGCGCGAGCGGTGGCCGAGCGGTGA
- the rph gene encoding ribonuclease PH, with product MSRPDGRSLSDPRPVEMVLDFHRNAEGSVLYRAGGTVVLCTASIDATVPAWMIGKGKGWLTAEYQMHPRASRQRREAREGRGKGPSGRTQEIQRLIGRALRTAIDLDALGERTITVDCDVLEADGGTRTASITGGFVAAALAIGRVTRGGLLTRQVLRDQVAAISVGHVNGGLALDLVYEEDSAARVDANVVATARGAIVEVQATAEGEAIVREDLDRMIDLGLAGVGKLVTVQRETLARGGIELSKLFQQGRWEGT from the coding sequence GTGTCACGCCCCGATGGCCGCAGCCTCTCCGATCCTCGCCCCGTCGAGATGGTCCTCGACTTCCACCGCAACGCCGAGGGCTCCGTCCTCTACCGCGCCGGCGGCACCGTCGTGCTCTGCACCGCGTCGATCGACGCCACCGTGCCCGCCTGGATGATCGGCAAGGGCAAGGGGTGGCTGACGGCCGAGTACCAGATGCACCCGCGCGCGAGCCGCCAGCGTCGCGAGGCGCGCGAGGGGCGAGGCAAGGGGCCGAGCGGCAGGACGCAGGAGATCCAGCGGCTCATCGGGCGCGCGCTGCGCACCGCGATCGACCTCGACGCGCTCGGCGAGCGCACCATCACGGTCGATTGCGACGTGCTCGAGGCCGACGGCGGCACGCGCACCGCGTCCATCACCGGCGGGTTCGTCGCGGCCGCGCTCGCGATCGGGCGCGTCACGCGCGGCGGCCTGCTCACGAGGCAGGTGCTGCGCGATCAGGTCGCAGCGATCAGCGTCGGGCACGTCAACGGCGGGCTCGCGCTCGACCTCGTCTACGAAGAGGACAGCGCCGCGCGCGTCGACGCGAACGTGGTCGCGACCGCGCGCGGGGCGATCGTCGAGGTGCAAGCGACGGCCGAGGGCGAGGCCATCGTGCGCGAGGATCTCGATCGCATGATCGACCTCGGCCTCGCGGGCGTGGGCAAGCTCGTCACGGTGCAGCGCGAGACGCTCGCGCGTGGGGGCATCGAGCTGTCGAAGCTCTTTCAGCAGGGGCGCTGGGAGGGGACGTGA
- a CDS encoding ComEA family DNA-binding protein: MSAADKIVERARASAWAPIVAKTMLALGGFVALAFVGSGAAADLLPDKVGNYLGPAPTAAAQVPPAHAHDAGAPPPAPAPPVQDAGADAARTAAAITADGKVILNLAAEEDLRKLPGIGATRAKAILALRDKMGRFKRPEDLLRVKGIGRRKLAKLRPHLLIDPPP; the protein is encoded by the coding sequence ATGAGCGCGGCGGACAAGATCGTCGAGCGCGCGCGCGCATCGGCGTGGGCCCCGATCGTCGCGAAGACGATGCTCGCGCTCGGAGGGTTTGTCGCGCTCGCGTTCGTCGGATCAGGCGCTGCGGCGGATCTGTTGCCGGACAAGGTCGGCAATTATCTCGGACCCGCGCCGACCGCCGCTGCGCAGGTCCCGCCAGCGCACGCGCACGACGCCGGTGCACCGCCACCCGCGCCCGCGCCACCCGTGCAGGATGCAGGTGCGGACGCGGCGCGGACGGCTGCTGCGATCACCGCGGATGGGAAGGTGATCTTGAACCTCGCGGCCGAGGAGGATCTGCGCAAGCTGCCCGGCATCGGGGCCACGCGGGCGAAGGCGATCCTCGCCCTGCGCGACAAGATGGGGCGCTTCAAGCGGCCCGAGGACCTGCTCCGCGTCAAGGGCATCGGGCGCCGCAAGCTCGCCAAGCTGCGCCCGCATCTGCTGATCGATCCGCCGCCCTAG
- a CDS encoding DUF362 domain-containing protein: MNRRNFLGAVAAGAAGATLLGEGSAEAAASGLAARPPAGFVPMSAPGKIVKVTKSNTMQANGLWPTEDAARVMLERAMTELTGKSDLGAAFAKFVHKDDKVAIKPNGIAGQKGATMATNRELILEVVRGVMAAGVPAANITIFEQYPSFFEGTRVWNRNKGPDAALAAGIRTMVHENKDATMPDISVVGIATKFVRPLTEATAVINLGLIKDHSICGYTGCLKNITHGCTINPHAFHQHNASPQIAELYAQDVVKSRVRLHITDAFKLIYDEGPLDKNKKRRVLHEAIYASTDPVAMDVIGWGVIEQWRKDNGLPTLKEAKREPTYIRIAGELGLGIYDKNRISMREVAI; encoded by the coding sequence ATGAATCGGCGCAACTTCCTGGGTGCCGTCGCGGCAGGCGCGGCGGGCGCGACGCTGCTCGGCGAAGGCTCGGCCGAAGCTGCTGCATCAGGCCTCGCGGCGCGTCCCCCGGCGGGCTTCGTGCCCATGTCGGCGCCCGGCAAGATCGTGAAGGTGACGAAGTCGAACACGATGCAGGCGAACGGCCTGTGGCCGACCGAAGACGCGGCGCGTGTGATGCTCGAGCGAGCGATGACCGAGCTCACGGGCAAGAGCGACCTCGGCGCGGCGTTCGCGAAGTTCGTCCACAAGGACGACAAGGTCGCGATCAAGCCGAACGGCATCGCGGGTCAGAAGGGCGCAACCATGGCGACCAACCGCGAGCTGATCCTCGAGGTCGTGCGCGGCGTCATGGCCGCGGGCGTGCCCGCCGCGAACATCACGATCTTCGAGCAGTACCCGAGCTTCTTCGAGGGCACGCGCGTCTGGAACCGCAACAAGGGCCCCGACGCCGCGCTGGCCGCGGGCATCAGGACGATGGTGCACGAGAACAAGGACGCGACCATGCCCGACATCAGCGTCGTCGGCATCGCGACCAAGTTCGTCCGTCCGCTGACGGAGGCGACGGCGGTGATCAACCTCGGGCTGATCAAGGACCACTCGATCTGCGGCTACACGGGCTGCCTGAAGAACATCACGCACGGCTGCACGATCAACCCGCACGCCTTCCACCAGCACAACGCGAGCCCGCAGATCGCCGAGCTGTACGCGCAGGACGTGGTGAAGAGCCGCGTGCGGCTGCACATCACCGACGCGTTCAAGCTCATCTACGACGAGGGCCCGCTCGACAAGAACAAGAAGCGCCGCGTGCTGCACGAGGCGATCTACGCGTCGACCGACCCCGTGGCGATGGACGTCATCGGCTGGGGCGTCATCGAGCAGTGGCGCAAAGACAACGGCCTGCCGACGCTGAAGGAAGCGAAGCGGGAGCCGACGTACATCCGCATCGCGGGCGAGCTCGGGCTCGGCATCTACGACAAGAATCGCATCTCGATGCGCGAAGTCGCGATCTGA
- a CDS encoding sensor histidine kinase: MKLRLRLAVTTIAAMIPTMLGLFWFDAAAQHRAAEQILVDFAYPRASSAREACEAAPASWGRELAPPPGVPGGPRPPPPHKKGLPPGEPSRPPPRRARPAVAFAYDESFHSQNPDAPVLPEKLVRAIGGHDVAIVPFSWGDPTVEVLLRMPWGSGPCSFVLARGTTDPEWGAVLPETQLWLLPTLAVFAAMLLAVGPVVRRIRQLTEAVRRSASNAYASAVAIDGRDEIGELSRAFDAAGREIRAQLEEKDRREQALRHFLANTTHDVMIPLTVLQGHLATLRERAREGEPLDAGVLVSAMQEAHYMASLVHNLGIAAKLDTAEIGLQRDAVELDALVARVIGRHRPIARQLEVSLESAVPEEPITIQADVTLIEQAVSNVVYNAIRYNRAGGHVAVILERASSDGFCLRVIDDGPGIPEDELSKLVARGARGDEARKRAPSGQGLGLHIAYRAAELHGFRLTLGPSEFGGLEVVLEGKLAGA; encoded by the coding sequence ATGAAGCTCCGCCTGCGCCTCGCGGTCACGACCATTGCGGCGATGATCCCGACGATGCTCGGGCTGTTCTGGTTCGACGCGGCCGCGCAGCATCGGGCCGCGGAGCAGATCCTCGTCGATTTTGCCTATCCGCGCGCGTCGTCGGCGCGCGAGGCTTGCGAGGCGGCGCCGGCGTCGTGGGGGAGGGAGCTTGCGCCTCCGCCCGGCGTACCAGGCGGGCCTCGGCCGCCTCCGCCGCACAAAAAAGGACTGCCGCCGGGGGAGCCGTCGCGTCCGCCCCCACGGCGTGCGCGGCCGGCGGTCGCATTTGCATACGACGAGAGCTTCCATTCGCAAAACCCGGATGCGCCCGTCCTGCCGGAGAAGCTCGTCCGCGCGATCGGGGGGCACGACGTCGCGATCGTGCCGTTCTCCTGGGGAGATCCCACGGTCGAGGTCCTTTTGCGCATGCCCTGGGGCTCGGGGCCGTGCAGCTTCGTGCTGGCCCGCGGGACCACCGACCCGGAGTGGGGCGCCGTCCTGCCCGAGACGCAGCTATGGCTCCTGCCGACGCTCGCCGTCTTCGCCGCCATGCTCCTGGCCGTGGGTCCGGTGGTGCGCCGGATTCGCCAGCTCACCGAGGCCGTGCGCCGCTCGGCTTCCAACGCCTACGCCAGCGCGGTCGCGATCGACGGTCGTGACGAGATTGGCGAGCTGTCACGCGCATTCGACGCGGCCGGCCGTGAGATTCGCGCGCAGCTCGAGGAGAAGGACCGGCGCGAGCAGGCGCTCAGGCATTTCCTCGCCAATACCACGCACGACGTGATGATCCCGCTGACGGTCTTGCAAGGGCACCTCGCGACCTTGCGGGAGCGCGCGAGAGAGGGCGAGCCGCTCGACGCGGGCGTCCTGGTGTCGGCCATGCAGGAGGCCCATTACATGGCCTCGCTCGTGCACAACCTCGGGATTGCGGCGAAGCTCGATACGGCCGAGATCGGGCTCCAGCGGGACGCCGTGGAGCTCGATGCGCTCGTCGCGCGCGTGATCGGGCGGCACCGGCCGATTGCGCGCCAGCTCGAGGTCTCGCTGGAGAGCGCGGTGCCCGAGGAGCCCATCACGATCCAGGCCGACGTGACGCTGATCGAGCAGGCGGTGAGCAACGTCGTTTATAACGCCATCCGCTACAATCGCGCCGGGGGGCATGTGGCGGTGATCCTCGAGCGCGCCTCGTCGGACGGGTTTTGCCTGCGCGTGATCGACGACGGCCCGGGGATTCCGGAGGACGAGCTGTCGAAGCTCGTGGCGCGAGGCGCTCGCGGGGACGAGGCGCGCAAGCGGGCGCCGAGCGGGCAGGGGCTCGGGCTGCACATCGCTTACCGCGCCGCGGAGCTGCACGGGTTCCGTCTGACGCTCGGCCCGAGCGAGTTCGGAGGGCTGGAGGTGGTGCTGGAGGGGAAGCTCGCGGGGGCGTGA
- a CDS encoding response regulator transcription factor, which produces MSRRLLIVEDDEELGAQIVARLRAAGFEPTWWKEGRRLTQDELPKVELVVLDLMLPGTYGMDMLKDLREHSEVPVLVLSARNDTADKVRALKLGADDYMTKPFWPEELVERVRARLRRPKLERSDVLEVGILRIDRARREVSVRGERVEVTRVEFDFLLALAERPGEAVTRRWLAERVLDPDRNGDERTLDVHVSRLRKKLGREAIVETVWGIGYRLAAGADR; this is translated from the coding sequence ATGTCGAGGCGCCTTCTGATCGTCGAGGATGATGAGGAGCTGGGGGCGCAGATCGTCGCGCGCCTGCGAGCCGCCGGATTCGAGCCGACGTGGTGGAAGGAGGGCCGGCGGTTGACGCAGGACGAGCTGCCGAAGGTGGAGCTCGTGGTCCTCGACCTCATGCTGCCGGGCACGTACGGAATGGACATGCTGAAGGACCTGCGCGAGCACTCCGAGGTGCCCGTGCTCGTCTTGAGCGCGCGAAACGACACCGCCGACAAGGTCCGCGCGCTCAAGCTAGGCGCCGATGATTACATGACGAAGCCCTTCTGGCCCGAGGAGCTCGTCGAGCGCGTGCGCGCGCGCCTGCGGCGGCCGAAGCTCGAGCGCAGCGACGTCCTCGAGGTCGGCATTCTGCGCATCGACCGCGCGCGCCGGGAGGTGAGCGTGCGGGGCGAGCGCGTCGAGGTCACGCGGGTGGAATTCGACTTCTTGCTCGCCCTCGCCGAGCGGCCTGGCGAGGCGGTGACGCGCAGGTGGCTCGCCGAGCGCGTGCTCGATCCCGATCGCAATGGCGACGAGAGGACGCTCGACGTGCACGTCTCAAGGCTGCGCAAGAAGCTCGGGCGCGAGGCGATCGTCGAGACCGTGTGGGGGATTGGATATCGGCTTGCCGCAGGCGCCGACAGATGA
- a CDS encoding protocatechuate 3,4-dioxygenase: protein MLHGIGAALAVAPLGVLVACGGDGGASGEGGSGGAGGNGGAGGAGGAGGTGNTGGWATGGTASMSGEYPDPFTDDLGTACALTCAMTLGPCYATTLARKDISENEAGLPMRLSLKVVNESCEPIEGATVDVWHTAPYGVYSGEDSVEMCTKNDEHALASRFFRGVQTTDADGRVDFDSCFPGWYSGRTIHIHFTVRVGPDEYVTSQLFFPDTLSDEIIATQPIYDERGARDTTNQNDGVIAADAAADYTLQTAKMPDGALQAWKVLVIRSSLATAQCSAPGGMMGPGGPPGP, encoded by the coding sequence ATGCTCCATGGCATTGGCGCAGCCCTGGCGGTCGCGCCGCTCGGGGTCCTCGTCGCCTGCGGCGGCGACGGCGGGGCGAGCGGCGAAGGCGGCTCCGGCGGAGCGGGCGGAAACGGCGGGGCGGGCGGGGCGGGTGGAGCCGGCGGAACCGGCAACACGGGAGGCTGGGCGACCGGCGGCACCGCGTCGATGTCGGGCGAATACCCGGACCCGTTCACCGACGACCTCGGCACTGCGTGCGCCCTGACGTGCGCGATGACCCTCGGCCCCTGCTATGCGACCACGCTGGCCCGAAAGGACATCAGCGAGAATGAAGCCGGCCTGCCCATGCGCCTTTCGCTGAAGGTCGTGAACGAATCGTGCGAGCCCATCGAGGGCGCCACGGTCGACGTCTGGCACACCGCGCCCTACGGCGTTTACTCCGGCGAAGATTCCGTCGAGATGTGCACGAAGAACGACGAGCACGCGCTCGCCAGCAGGTTCTTCCGCGGCGTGCAGACCACCGACGCGGACGGGCGCGTGGATTTCGACTCCTGCTTCCCCGGATGGTACTCGGGCCGGACGATCCACATCCACTTCACCGTCCGCGTGGGCCCCGACGAATACGTGACCTCGCAGCTCTTCTTCCCCGACACCTTGAGCGACGAGATCATCGCCACGCAGCCGATCTACGACGAGCGCGGCGCGCGTGACACGACCAACCAGAACGACGGCGTCATCGCCGCGGACGCAGCGGCCGATTACACGTTGCAAACCGCGAAGATGCCCGACGGCGCGCTGCAAGCCTGGAAGGTGCTCGTCATTCGCTCGTCGCTCGCCACCGCGCAATGCTCCGCGCCGGGAGGAATGATGGGACCGGGCGGGCCTCCAGGGCCCTGA
- a CDS encoding hybrid sensor histidine kinase/response regulator: MACLLTLDLDKEALGVLRDSAASWNIAIEDADSLQYLEEHAADVLAVVVGAVSEPIRVAQRVRMAAPDIPVVLVRSPDDCALVNERLRITPLIGNDVRCLPGRPLPAVVETIGSTIDRARRRRSFRQTIGSLNRKLASGVGTGRGAAGMLGRLLEVAPIGVIVTDSDMSVRAVNPRGASLLGQGEADLIGRPLPEVFAPGASARLASMLRGVDENAGARKPEVFEAGARGEARIEVTGVPLPMDAGGPGYLVLLQDVTERYQLVEQLRAANRRKDEFLAMLGHELRNPLMPILTALELMRMRGQDVFAKERAVLQRQANHLLRLVEDLMDVSRITRGKVELKKRTVELSRVVARAVETASPLLEQRSHELAMNVPTTGLLVHADEDRLVQVVANLLSNAAKYTPPRGKIEVEGRRAGEEIALTIRDSGMGISPELLPEIFNLFVQGERTLARSEGGLGLGLAIVKIFVELHGGTVSAWSEGPGKGSEFTIRLPSASEPPQSAAETRRSRIAAARPEGSAKRVLIVDDNVDAAALLEEALVELGYVVRVAHDGPAALAIVVDFAPDVGLFDIGLPVMDGYELASRVRELCGDKVSLVAVTGYGQPDDVKRAFQASFDHHVTKPVDLQKLLGLIERARPNSAKE, translated from the coding sequence GTGGCCTGTCTCCTCACCCTCGACCTGGACAAGGAGGCGCTCGGCGTCCTGCGGGACTCGGCGGCGTCCTGGAACATAGCAATCGAGGACGCCGACAGCCTGCAGTATCTCGAGGAGCACGCCGCCGATGTGCTGGCGGTCGTCGTCGGCGCGGTCTCCGAGCCCATTCGCGTCGCGCAGCGCGTGCGCATGGCCGCGCCCGACATTCCGGTCGTCCTGGTTCGCTCCCCGGATGACTGCGCGCTCGTGAACGAGCGGCTGCGCATCACGCCGCTCATCGGCAACGACGTCCGCTGCTTGCCCGGCCGTCCGCTCCCCGCGGTGGTCGAGACAATCGGCAGCACCATCGATCGGGCGCGCCGTCGCCGGAGCTTCCGCCAGACGATCGGCTCGCTGAATCGCAAGCTCGCGAGCGGCGTGGGCACGGGGCGCGGCGCTGCCGGCATGCTGGGTCGCCTGCTCGAGGTGGCGCCGATTGGCGTCATCGTCACGGACAGCGACATGAGCGTCCGGGCGGTGAACCCGCGCGGCGCGTCGCTGCTCGGGCAAGGCGAGGCGGATCTCATCGGCCGCCCGCTGCCCGAGGTATTCGCGCCGGGCGCATCCGCCCGTCTCGCGTCGATGCTGCGGGGAGTCGACGAGAATGCCGGGGCGCGGAAGCCGGAGGTGTTCGAAGCGGGCGCGCGCGGCGAGGCGAGGATCGAGGTCACGGGTGTTCCGCTGCCCATGGATGCCGGCGGTCCTGGCTATCTCGTGCTCTTGCAGGACGTCACCGAGCGCTACCAGCTCGTCGAGCAGCTCCGGGCGGCCAACCGGCGCAAAGACGAGTTTCTGGCGATGCTCGGGCACGAGCTGCGCAATCCGCTGATGCCCATCCTCACCGCGCTCGAGCTGATGCGAATGCGGGGGCAAGACGTGTTCGCGAAGGAGCGGGCGGTGCTCCAGCGGCAGGCGAATCACCTCCTGCGCCTCGTCGAAGATTTGATGGACGTCTCCCGCATCACGCGGGGCAAGGTCGAGCTGAAGAAGCGGACCGTCGAGCTGTCCCGTGTGGTCGCTCGGGCCGTGGAGACGGCGAGCCCATTGCTCGAGCAGCGGTCGCACGAGCTGGCCATGAACGTCCCCACCACGGGGCTCCTCGTCCATGCCGACGAGGACCGGCTCGTTCAGGTGGTCGCGAATCTGCTATCGAATGCGGCAAAGTACACGCCGCCGCGGGGCAAGATCGAGGTCGAGGGGCGCCGGGCGGGGGAGGAGATTGCGCTGACGATCCGCGACTCGGGGATGGGCATCAGCCCCGAGCTTTTGCCGGAGATCTTCAATCTCTTCGTCCAGGGTGAGCGGACGCTCGCGCGATCCGAGGGCGGGCTCGGCCTCGGGCTCGCGATCGTGAAAATCTTCGTCGAGCTGCACGGCGGCACCGTGAGCGCCTGGAGCGAGGGCCCTGGCAAGGGCAGCGAATTCACGATCCGGCTTCCCTCGGCGAGCGAGCCGCCGCAGAGCGCCGCGGAGACCCGGCGGTCGCGGATTGCGGCGGCTCGACCGGAGGGGAGCGCGAAGCGCGTGCTCATCGTGGACGACAACGTCGATGCGGCCGCGTTGCTCGAGGAGGCGCTCGTCGAGCTCGGGTACGTGGTTCGCGTCGCTCACGACGGCCCGGCAGCGCTTGCGATCGTCGTCGATTTCGCGCCCGATGTCGGCCTGTTCGATATCGGGCTTCCCGTCATGGATGGCTACGAGCTGGCCAGCAGGGTCCGCGAGCTATGCGGAGACAAGGTGTCGCTCGTGGCGGTGACGGGATATGGCCAGCCGGACGACGTGAAGCGAGCGTTCCAGGCGAGCTTCGATCACCACGTCACCAAGCCGGTCGATCTGCAGAAGCTCCTCGGGCTCATCGAGCGGGCGAGGCCGAACTCCGCGAAGGAATGA